A single genomic interval of Methanotorris formicicus Mc-S-70 harbors:
- the trm14 gene encoding tRNA (guanine(6)-N2)-methyltransferase, translating into MKLKYYATLPPGLEKISSDEIEELGGRIFRTKESKGRIFFEGDLELIPKVNYLSRTIERIMILLNFEKFDGISLDDIYKSVYEIDWSEWIKEEQSFAIRPLRVGKHNFTSVDVGKVAGQAVIDAYKNAKNIGLKVNLDNPDVIIRVDVILNELIIGIDTTGDEGLHKRGYRAYNHPAHLNASIASALVKLSNWKDDGILLDPMCGSGTILIEGAMIKRNIPPGKFRDDFAFIKLFGRDILEGIKSQIVENEKILKLYGIEKFKKHIEGAVKNAENVGVADTINFIEGDATELEKIGLKEVDVVITNPPYGIRIGGKRMVRNLYNNFLNSLKKIAYNQSRIVIITAEDKILRNAAINNNYKIKEEFKVMYGGLDTIVFVLENE; encoded by the coding sequence ATTAAGTTAAAATATTACGCAACACTTCCACCAGGGCTTGAAAAAATCTCATCAGATGAAATTGAGGAACTTGGTGGAAGAATTTTTAGGACAAAAGAAAGTAAAGGAAGAATATTTTTTGAAGGGGATTTGGAATTAATTCCCAAAGTTAATTATTTATCAAGAACAATAGAGAGGATAATGATTCTATTGAACTTTGAAAAATTTGATGGAATATCTCTTGATGATATTTATAAAAGTGTTTATGAGATCGATTGGAGTGAATGGATAAAAGAAGAACAATCATTTGCAATAAGACCATTGAGGGTTGGAAAACATAATTTCACATCTGTGGATGTTGGAAAAGTTGCAGGACAGGCAGTTATAGATGCATACAAGAATGCAAAAAATATTGGACTTAAAGTGAATTTAGATAACCCTGATGTTATTATTAGAGTTGATGTAATTCTTAATGAACTCATCATTGGAATAGATACAACAGGAGATGAGGGTTTGCACAAGAGGGGGTATAGGGCATATAACCACCCAGCACATTTAAATGCATCGATTGCATCTGCATTAGTAAAACTTTCTAATTGGAAGGATGATGGGATTTTATTGGATCCAATGTGTGGAAGTGGAACAATCTTAATAGAGGGGGCAATGATTAAGAGGAATATCCCACCTGGAAAATTTAGGGATGATTTTGCATTTATAAAGTTGTTTGGAAGGGATATATTGGAAGGTATAAAAAGTCAAATCGTTGAGAACGAAAAAATCCTAAAACTCTATGGGATTGAGAAATTTAAAAAGCATATAGAAGGGGCTGTAAAGAATGCTGAGAATGTTGGAGTTGCAGATACGATAAACTTTATCGAAGGTGATGCAACAGAATTGGAGAAAATTGGTTTAAAGGAAGTAGATGTTGTTATCACAAATCCACCCTATGGCATAAGAATCGGCGGTAAAAGGATGGTTAGAAATTTATATAATAACTTCCTAAATTCACTGAAAAAGATAGCTTACAATCAATCAAGAATAGTAATAATAACTGCAGAGGATAAAATTTTAAGAAATGCAGCAATAAACAATAACTACAAA
- a CDS encoding DUF4040 domain-containing protein, whose protein sequence is MDIFVSYVIMVLIVLSYISALLQRDLIKCVVFTGLGGLGLAYLYYVLLAPDVALTEAILGGAVLPAFFAFTVRRTQRMDK, encoded by the coding sequence ATGGATATCTTTGTATCTTATGTCATTATGGTTTTAATAGTTCTCTCCTACATCTCAGCGTTATTGCAGAGGGATTTGATTAAGTGTGTGGTTTTCACTGGATTGGGTGGATTAGGTCTTGCTTATTTGTATTATGTCCTCCTTGCCCCTGATGTCGCTTTAACAGAGGCAATCCTTGGAGGAGCGGTCTTGCCAGCGTTTTTTGCTTTTACAGTTAGAAGAACTCAAAGGATGGATAAATAA
- a CDS encoding deoxyuridine 5'-triphosphate nucleotidohydrolase, protein MIIGANTSKNFVKIKDNIQIQQCGIDLRVGKIYKLDGNGTIDFTNEKRKLPKYTEIFDSERDEKIDLQPGIYVVKIADRIKVPENAAGFAYPRSSLLRMGVTIYTAVHDPGYEGYPAYLLHVLNPITIYKYARIAQIVFVECRDVAGLYEGIYNEKNKN, encoded by the coding sequence ATGATTATTGGAGCAAACACGTCAAAAAACTTTGTTAAAATTAAAGATAACATTCAAATTCAGCAGTGTGGTATTGATTTAAGAGTTGGAAAAATTTATAAATTGGATGGAAATGGTACTATAGACTTTACAAATGAAAAAAGAAAACTCCCAAAATATACGGAGATTTTTGATTCTGAAAGGGATGAAAAGATTGATTTACAACCCGGAATCTATGTTGTAAAAATAGCAGATAGAATAAAGGTTCCTGAAAATGCCGCTGGATTTGCGTATCCAAGGAGTTCTTTATTAAGAATGGGAGTTACAATCTACACCGCAGTTCATGATCCTGGATATGAGGGATACCCTGCCTATCTGTTGCATGTTTTAAATCCAATAACTATCTACAAATATGCAAGGATTGCCCAGATTGTCTTTGTTGAATGTAGGGATGTTGCTGGATTATATGAAGGAATTTACAATGAAAAAAATAAAAATTAA
- the glmU gene encoding bifunctional UDP-N-acetylglucosamine diphosphorylase/glucosamine-1-phosphate N-acetyltransferase GlmU: MDAIILCAGKGERLRPLTENRPKPMIPIAGKPILENIIEKVEDLVDNIYLVVKYKKEVIIEYFKNHPKVKFLEQGEIDGTGYAVLTAKDYVEEDFLVLNGDIIFEDDLEKFLKYKNAMALKEVKNPENFGVVVLDDENNVIELQEKPKNPKSNLINAGIYKFENEVFEILKDIKPSERGEVELTDAIKELTREKKIKGIKLNGYWNDIGRPWDILDANKYLLEKIKTNIKGKIEENVVIKGEVVIEEGAIIKANSVIEGPAIVKKGAIVGPLAYIRPNTVLMENTFVGNSSEIKGSIIMKNTKIPHLSYVGDSIIGENCNFGCNTITANLRFDDKPVKVNIKGKRIESVRKLGVIMGDNVKTGIQVSFMPGVKVGSNSWIGASCLIDRDIEKNTFVYKKDELVFKKL; encoded by the coding sequence ATGGATGCGATAATTTTATGTGCTGGAAAAGGGGAACGCCTAAGACCACTAACAGAAAACAGACCAAAGCCTATGATACCAATTGCAGGAAAACCTATTTTAGAGAATATCATTGAGAAAGTTGAGGATTTAGTGGATAATATTTATCTTGTTGTTAAATACAAAAAAGAGGTTATTATCGAGTATTTCAAAAACCATCCAAAAGTTAAATTTTTAGAGCAGGGGGAAATAGATGGGACTGGTTATGCTGTTTTAACCGCAAAGGATTATGTTGAAGAGGATTTTTTGGTTTTAAATGGAGATATTATTTTTGAGGATGATTTGGAGAAGTTTTTAAAATACAAAAATGCCATGGCATTGAAGGAAGTAAAAAACCCGGAGAATTTTGGAGTTGTTGTTTTGGATGATGAAAACAATGTCATAGAACTTCAGGAAAAGCCCAAAAATCCAAAATCAAACCTTATAAACGCGGGAATTTATAAGTTTGAGAATGAAGTTTTTGAGATTTTGAAAGATATTAAACCCTCTGAAAGGGGAGAGGTTGAATTAACCGATGCAATAAAGGAACTTACAAGGGAGAAAAAAATAAAAGGTATTAAACTAAATGGATATTGGAACGATATTGGAAGGCCATGGGATATTTTGGATGCGAATAAGTATTTATTGGAAAAAATAAAAACCAATATTAAAGGAAAAATTGAGGAAAATGTTGTTATTAAAGGAGAGGTTGTTATAGAGGAAGGGGCAATTATAAAAGCAAATTCTGTTATTGAGGGCCCAGCAATTGTTAAAAAAGGTGCTATAGTTGGACCTCTTGCTTATATAAGACCAAATACTGTTTTGATGGAAAATACCTTTGTTGGAAACTCTTCGGAAATAAAGGGAAGTATAATCATGAAAAATACAAAAATTCCTCATCTTTCCTATGTTGGAGATAGTATAATAGGGGAGAACTGCAACTTTGGATGCAACACAATAACAGCAAATTTAAGGTTTGATGATAAACCAGTTAAAGTAAATATAAAAGGGAAGAGGATTGAAAGCGTTAGAAAATTAGGTGTTATAATGGGAGATAATGTTAAAACTGGCATTCAAGTCTCTTTTATGCCAGGTGTTAAAGTTGGAAGTAACTCCTGGATTGGAGCAAGTTGTTTAATTGATAGGGATATTGAAAAGAATACATTTGTTTATAAAAAGGATGAATTAGTATTTAAGAAATTATAA
- a CDS encoding HIT family protein: MCIFCKIVSKEIPAKIIYEDEDTMAFLDINPRNRGHTLVIPKKHYETLDEMPDEEMAKLMKTIKKVIEILKPLNFDGYNIVNNNKPVAGQEVPHVHFHIIPRYQNDGDVVKFGEVKDVDLDEVEKIVKQ, encoded by the coding sequence ATGTGCATATTCTGCAAAATCGTGAGTAAAGAAATTCCTGCAAAGATTATTTATGAAGATGAAGATACCATGGCATTCTTAGACATAAATCCAAGGAATAGGGGGCATACATTAGTAATTCCAAAAAAGCACTATGAAACTCTTGATGAGATGCCAGATGAAGAGATGGCAAAATTAATGAAAACCATCAAAAAAGTTATTGAGATTTTAAAGCCATTAAACTTTGATGGATATAACATAGTAAACAACAACAAACCAGTTGCTGGTCAAGAAGTTCCACATGTGCACTTCCATATCATCCCAAGATACCAAAATGATGGGGATGTTGTTAAGTTTGGGGAAGTTAAAGACGTAGATTTGGATGAAGTTGAGAAAATAGTAAAACAATAA
- a CDS encoding SagB/ThcOx family dehydrogenase, with translation MEIKLPNPKLINIEPILVKRRSIREYGDEPLTLEELSQLLFACQGVTNDYGFRTAPSAGTTYPLEIYISVKNVVGLDSGVYKYIPHSHSLLKVFNGDVGEELSILSLNQYFIAEAPVVIIFTAVYERTMQRYGKRGIRYVHIEVGCTSQNVYLEATALNLATVAVGAFDDEGIIKLIGLKEEYPLLLMPVGRIIYRSMR, from the coding sequence ATGGAAATAAAACTACCCAATCCAAAATTAATCAATATTGAACCAATTTTGGTTAAAAGAAGGTCTATAAGAGAATATGGGGATGAACCTCTAACATTGGAGGAACTCTCTCAACTTTTATTTGCATGTCAAGGAGTAACTAATGACTATGGATTTAGAACAGCACCATCTGCAGGAACTACTTATCCATTAGAGATATACATTTCAGTAAAAAATGTTGTTGGACTTGATAGTGGAGTCTATAAGTATATACCACATTCCCATTCATTATTAAAGGTTTTTAATGGGGATGTTGGGGAAGAATTGTCCATTCTGTCCTTAAATCAGTATTTTATTGCCGAGGCTCCAGTAGTTATTATATTCACTGCAGTTTATGAAAGAACTATGCAGAGGTATGGAAAAAGAGGTATTAGATATGTGCATATAGAGGTAGGTTGCACCTCCCAAAATGTATATTTAGAGGCAACAGCATTAAATCTTGCAACTGTTGCAGTTGGAGCATTTGATGATGAGGGTATTATAAAACTTATAGGGTTAAAGGAAGAGTATCCACTATTGTTAATGCCAGTTGGAAGAATTATTTACCGTTCTATGAGGTGA
- the twy1 gene encoding 4-demethylwyosine synthase TYW1: MEEIYQILRKQRYQIKNHTAVKLCGWVRKYLLENKSCYKSKFYGIETHRCIQCTPAVVWCQLNCIFCWRVLPSDINMQKTFKEPKWDEPEEVFEEILKMHKTIIMGYKGVIDRVGEKKFEEALNPRHVAISLSGEPTLYPYLDELIKIFHKNGFSTFVVSNGILTEVIEKIEPTQLYVSLDAYNLESYKKICRGKEEYWEKILDTLDILGEKKRTCIRTTVIRHLNDDILKFVDLYERANVNFIEIKSYMNVGYSRKRLKLEDMLKPEEILELAKILDENSCYKFTDSSSDSRVALLMNENKKINPKINFEN; the protein is encoded by the coding sequence ATGGAAGAGATTTACCAAATCTTAAGAAAACAGAGGTATCAAATAAAAAACCACACTGCAGTTAAATTATGTGGTTGGGTAAGGAAGTATTTATTGGAAAACAAAAGTTGTTATAAATCAAAGTTTTATGGAATAGAAACACATAGGTGCATCCAATGTACGCCTGCGGTCGTTTGGTGTCAGTTAAATTGTATATTCTGTTGGAGGGTTTTGCCATCTGATATCAACATGCAAAAAACTTTTAAAGAACCAAAATGGGATGAACCAGAAGAGGTATTTGAGGAAATCCTAAAAATGCACAAGACAATAATTATGGGTTATAAAGGGGTTATTGATAGAGTTGGAGAGAAGAAATTTGAGGAAGCATTAAATCCAAGGCATGTAGCAATTTCCCTATCTGGAGAACCAACGCTATATCCCTACTTAGATGAGTTGATAAAAATCTTTCATAAAAATGGATTCTCAACATTTGTAGTTTCAAATGGTATTTTAACGGAAGTTATAGAAAAGATAGAACCTACTCAACTTTATGTTTCATTGGATGCCTATAACTTAGAGAGTTATAAAAAAATTTGTAGGGGGAAGGAAGAGTATTGGGAAAAGATATTGGATACATTGGATATTTTAGGGGAGAAAAAGAGAACCTGCATTAGAACAACCGTAATAAGGCATTTAAATGATGATATTTTGAAGTTTGTGGATTTGTATGAGAGAGCCAATGTCAACTTTATTGAAATAAAATCCTATATGAATGTTGGATATTCAAGGAAAAGGTTGAAATTGGAAGATATGCTTAAACCTGAAGAAATATTAGAGTTAGCGAAGATTTTAGACGAAAACAGTTGCTATAAATTTACAGATAGTTCTTCTGATAGTAGAGTTGCATTATTAATGAATGAAAATAAAAAGATAAATCCGAAAATTAATTTTGAAAATTAA
- the rfbA gene encoding glucose-1-phosphate thymidylyltransferase RfbA, with translation MKGIVLAGGSGTRLYPITYAGNKHLMPIYNKPMIYYPLSILMLAQIREILIISTPEDLPRFKKLLGSGEQFGIKLHYKEQKEPGGLAEAFIIGEEFIGDDNVCLILGDNILYGSGLTGLLLEAKEELEKEGGGVVFGQYVKDPERYGVIEFDENGNIKSIIEKPKNPPSNYAVIGLYFYDNDVIEIAKQVKPSWRGELEITDINNEYLNRGKLKVKLLPRGVAWFDAGTHESFLEATNFVAAIEGRQGLMVGCLEEIAYRNGWISREKLLELAKPLMKTDYGKYLERLSKEG, from the coding sequence ATGAAAGGTATAGTATTGGCTGGGGGTTCCGGAACAAGATTATATCCTATAACCTATGCTGGAAACAAACATTTAATGCCTATCTATAATAAACCAATGATTTATTATCCATTATCAATTTTAATGCTCGCCCAAATTAGAGAGATATTGATTATCTCAACTCCCGAGGATTTACCAAGGTTTAAGAAACTTTTAGGTAGTGGAGAGCAGTTTGGGATAAAGTTACATTATAAAGAGCAGAAAGAGCCAGGAGGATTGGCAGAGGCATTTATTATTGGAGAGGAGTTCATTGGTGATGATAATGTTTGTTTAATTTTGGGAGATAATATTTTGTATGGAAGTGGATTAACTGGGCTTTTGCTTGAAGCAAAAGAAGAGTTAGAAAAAGAGGGGGGAGGGGTTGTATTTGGGCAGTATGTTAAAGACCCAGAGAGATATGGAGTTATTGAATTTGATGAAAATGGAAATATAAAGTCAATCATAGAAAAACCAAAAAATCCTCCATCAAATTATGCAGTTATAGGGCTTTACTTCTATGATAATGATGTGATAGAGATTGCAAAGCAAGTAAAACCATCTTGGAGGGGAGAGTTAGAGATAACTGACATAAACAATGAATATTTAAATAGAGGGAAGTTAAAAGTTAAGCTTTTACCAAGGGGTGTTGCATGGTTTGATGCTGGGACTCATGAGAGTTTTTTAGAGGCTACAAATTTTGTTGCAGCAATTGAGGGAAGGCAGGGACTGATGGTTGGTTGTTTGGAAGAAATAGCGTATAGAAATGGATGGATAAGTAGAGAGAAGTTGTTAGAGCTTGCTAAACCATTGATGAAAACAGATTATGGAAAATATTTAGAGAGGTTATCTAAAGAGGGATAA
- the rfbB gene encoding dTDP-glucose 4,6-dehydratase — protein sequence MKVLVTGGAGFIGSNFIRYILDKHKDWEVINLDKLGYGSNLDNLKGVDEDRYTFVKGDMTDFELISKLVKEVDAIINMAAETHVDRSISNPYSFIESNIIGVYTILEAIRKYNPEINFVHVSTDEVYGDIEKGSFTENDRLMPSSPYSASKAGGDMLVLGWARTYNLDAKITRCTNNYGPYQFPEKLIPKTIIRALNNLKVPIYGRGENVRDWLYVLDHCSGIELVLEKGERREIYNIASNQEKMNIEVVKMILKIMGKSEDLIEFVEDRPGHDVRYSLDASKIRELGWRPKFKFEDGLKETVEWYLNNEWWWKPLINEKVLHPTPWKLKW from the coding sequence ATGAAAGTTTTAGTTACTGGAGGGGCAGGTTTTATTGGAAGTAACTTTATAAGGTATATTTTGGACAAACATAAAGACTGGGAAGTTATAAATTTAGATAAACTTGGATATGGCTCTAATTTAGATAATTTAAAAGGAGTTGATGAAGATAGATATACGTTTGTTAAAGGGGATATGACTGATTTTGAGTTGATTTCTAAGTTGGTTAAAGAGGTTGATGCTATTATAAACATGGCTGCAGAGACTCATGTCGATAGAAGCATATCTAATCCTTATTCATTTATAGAAAGCAATATAATTGGTGTTTATACAATATTAGAGGCTATAAGGAAGTATAATCCAGAAATTAATTTTGTTCATGTAAGTACTGATGAGGTTTATGGGGATATTGAGAAGGGTTCATTTACAGAGAATGATAGATTAATGCCATCTTCTCCTTATTCCGCAAGTAAGGCTGGGGGAGATATGCTTGTCTTAGGGTGGGCAAGAACCTACAACTTAGATGCAAAGATAACGAGATGCACAAACAATTACGGCCCTTATCAATTTCCTGAAAAGTTGATTCCTAAGACAATAATTAGAGCTTTAAATAATTTAAAAGTCCCAATATATGGGAGAGGAGAGAATGTTAGAGATTGGCTTTATGTATTAGACCATTGTAGTGGAATAGAGTTAGTTTTAGAAAAGGGAGAAAGGAGAGAGATTTATAACATAGCATCAAATCAGGAGAAGATGAATATAGAAGTTGTTAAGATGATTTTAAAGATTATGGGTAAATCAGAAGATTTAATTGAGTTTGTTGAAGATAGACCTGGGCATGATGTCAGATATAGTTTAGATGCTTCAAAGATAAGAGAACTTGGCTGGAGACCAAAGTTTAAGTTTGAAGATGGTTTAAAAGAAACTGTTGAATGGTATCTCAACAATGAATGGTGGTGGAAGCCGTTAATTAATGAAAAAGTGTTGCATCCAACACCTTGGAAGTTAAAATGGTGA
- a CDS encoding ATP-binding protein codes for MKFFNREKEINEILYILNKEPDDIYFIYGSINSGKTALINEVINNRLDKYVVFYINLRGYFISKYDDFIRVLFKTYTPKKSFLDRIKNILKPLIKDSPNFIDIPSIASITSNVLTGIPIPKNLLNQLLKDKNSDDVFNYLTEIFLEVKKYGKQPVLIIDVLETFGFQNLCRFAPKNLQKIGDLKLNGFLIYELFNYFIDLTKELHLCHVFCLSSDSLFIEKVYNEAMLDGRAKYLLVDDFDKETALKFMDFLAEENNIKLTNEDKGLIYSYVGGKPKDIKYVVEEIKFKELKEVLDYLLKDTIQRLKYFLEDVKEEDEEFYNKIVEALKLFKESYEIEDIAINKKVREFLVKRNILFLNPQKGILKPQSFLVWNAIKRVL; via the coding sequence ATGAAATTCTTCAACAGAGAGAAAGAGATTAATGAGATTTTATACATTTTAAATAAAGAGCCTGATGATATTTATTTTATTTATGGCTCTATAAATTCAGGTAAAACTGCCTTAATCAATGAGGTAATTAACAATAGGTTAGATAAATATGTTGTTTTTTATATAAATTTAAGAGGTTATTTTATCTCAAAATATGATGATTTTATAAGGGTTTTATTCAAAACATACACTCCGAAAAAATCTTTTTTAGATAGGATAAAAAATATTTTAAAGCCATTGATTAAAGATAGTCCTAATTTTATTGATATTCCTTCTATTGCTTCCATAACATCCAACGTTTTAACTGGCATTCCAATACCTAAAAACCTATTAAATCAATTATTAAAAGATAAAAATTCAGATGATGTTTTTAATTATCTAACTGAAATTTTTTTAGAGGTTAAAAAATATGGAAAACAGCCAGTTTTAATAATAGATGTCTTGGAAACCTTCGGTTTCCAAAATCTTTGTCGCTTCGCTCCAAAGAACTTACAAAAGATTGGAGATTTAAAATTAAATGGATTTTTAATATACGAGTTGTTTAATTACTTTATTGATTTAACGAAAGAGTTGCATTTATGTCATGTTTTTTGTTTAAGTTCTGATAGTTTGTTTATTGAAAAGGTTTATAATGAGGCTATGTTAGATGGTAGAGCTAAGTATTTATTAGTTGATGACTTCGATAAAGAAACTGCCTTAAAGTTTATGGATTTTTTAGCTGAGGAGAATAATATCAAATTAACTAATGAAGATAAGGGGTTAATCTATTCCTATGTTGGAGGGAAGCCAAAGGATATTAAATATGTTGTGGAAGAGATTAAGTTTAAGGAGTTAAAAGAGGTTTTAGATTATTTGCTAAAAGATACTATTCAAAGACTAAAATACTTTTTAGAAGATGTTAAGGAAGAAGATGAAGAGTTTTATAACAAAATAGTTGAGGCATTAAAGCTGTTTAAGGAGAGTTATGAAATTGAAGATATTGCAATAAATAAAAAAGTTAGAGAGTTTTTAGTTAAAAGGAATATATTGTTTTTAAATCCACAAAAAGGTATTCTAAAACCACAATCATTTTTAGTTTGGAATGCAATAAAGAGAGTTTTATAA
- the rfbD gene encoding dTDP-4-dehydrorhamnose reductase: protein MEKIAIIGLGMIGYELVRRYLELDDYKVYIITRSDKGFFNDVEKYFVDITDENKIKETIKKINPDFVVNTAAMTNVDLCETERDSAYKINALGAKYIGEACKEIDCYLCHISTDYVFDGEKGDYVEEDEINPINYYGYTKAEGEKLLNELDYDSMSIVRISVPYCISPVKVNFFMWVLERLKNNEAINAVIDQWNTPTYVNEFIGGVVKIYEKDIGGLLHFGGGEKVSRYEFALKVAEVYGYDKTLIKPIKSAELGWKAKRPRDTSLNSEKAKKILGIKLKTVEEVLNEIKSNLEG, encoded by the coding sequence ATGGAAAAAATTGCTATTATTGGTTTGGGCATGATTGGCTATGAATTGGTTAGGAGGTATTTGGAATTGGATGATTACAAGGTTTATATTATAACAAGAAGTGATAAAGGATTTTTTAATGATGTTGAGAAATATTTTGTTGATATTACTGATGAGAATAAAATTAAAGAAACTATTAAAAAAATAAATCCTGATTTTGTTGTGAATACTGCTGCAATGACCAATGTTGATTTGTGTGAAACTGAAAGAGATTCAGCATATAAAATAAATGCTTTAGGGGCAAAATATATTGGAGAGGCTTGTAAAGAAATTGATTGCTATTTATGTCATATATCAACAGACTATGTCTTTGATGGGGAAAAGGGGGATTATGTTGAAGAGGATGAAATAAATCCTATCAATTACTATGGCTATACAAAGGCAGAGGGGGAAAAATTATTGAATGAGTTGGATTATGATTCAATGTCTATTGTTAGGATTTCTGTTCCTTATTGCATAAGTCCAGTTAAGGTCAATTTCTTCATGTGGGTTTTGGAAAGGTTAAAGAATAATGAAGCAATAAATGCTGTAATCGACCAATGGAATACTCCAACCTATGTAAATGAGTTTATTGGTGGGGTTGTTAAGATTTATGAGAAAGACATTGGTGGGTTACTACATTTTGGTGGGGGAGAGAAGGTAAGTAGATACGAATTTGCCTTAAAAGTTGCTGAGGTTTATGGATACGATAAAACCTTAATAAAACCAATTAAAAGTGCTGAATTGGGTTGGAAGGCTAAGAGACCAAGAGATACTTCCTTAAATAGTGAGAAGGCTAAAAAAATTTTAGGTATAAAATTAAAGACAGTTGAAGAGGTATTGAATGAGATAAAAAGTAACTTGGAGGGATAA
- the rfbC gene encoding dTDP-4-dehydrorhamnose 3,5-epimerase: protein MPFEFVKTKIPDVILIKPKVFGDERGFFMETYKKEDFEKAGIKGEFIQDNHSRSRYGVLRGLHFQREPYAQAKIVRCVRGVIYDVAVDLRKNSETFGKWVGVILSEFNKHQLYIPRGFAHGFVVLSEVAEVVYKVDNIYAPDYEGGVIWNDEDIGIEWPIDNPILSEKDKKWPTLKELVERGGLF, encoded by the coding sequence ATGCCATTTGAGTTTGTAAAAACCAAAATCCCAGATGTGATTTTGATTAAGCCGAAGGTTTTTGGTGATGAGAGGGGCTTTTTCATGGAGACGTATAAGAAGGAGGATTTTGAAAAGGCTGGAATTAAAGGAGAGTTTATTCAAGATAATCATTCAAGGTCAAGGTATGGAGTTTTGAGGGGTTTGCATTTTCAGAGAGAACCTTATGCTCAGGCGAAGATCGTTAGATGCGTTAGAGGAGTTATTTATGATGTTGCCGTTGATTTAAGGAAGAATTCTGAAACTTTTGGAAAATGGGTTGGAGTTATTTTATCTGAATTTAATAAACATCAACTCTATATTCCAAGGGGTTTTGCCCATGGCTTTGTAGTTTTAAGTGAAGTTGCTGAGGTAGTTTATAAGGTGGATAATATTTATGCTCCAGATTATGAGGGGGGAGTTATCTGGAACGATGAGGATATCGGCATAGAATGGCCTATTGACAATCCAATCTTATCTGAAAAAGATAAAAAATGGCCTACACTGAAAGAGTTAGTTGAGAGAGGGGGGTTGTTCTAA